AAGAGGATGAATGTCATAGTCATGCTGAACTTGTTTCAGCATCTCTTGTTTCCATTAGATCCTGAAATAAATTCAGGATGACCGGGTTGGGGGTGAATCTAAATTTTTCAGTTGTTATGTCATCCCCGAAATCAGTAGTCGGGGATCCAGCGGTAAAAGCATGGATTCCCTATTAAGGAATTAGGGAATGACAACAAGGAGGCAGCCTTGCCCTGAGTGCCGTCGAAGGGTTGCTTCTTTGTACTTGTGCTGAACTCGTTTCAGTATCAAGACAAAGAAGCTAGAAAAAAAATTAGATAATTGAAGAGAATAGCTTTAAAGATCTTGTCTGCGAATTATCTGGCTTTTACAGTTGCGACATGTCCTTGCGTCATTGCCATGACTGTGTAACCCTTAAAGGCTAGAGGTAATTATTACTTTTTGATTTATCAATTATAATTTGCAACTACAATTGATTTTTCGTATTATATTCGATCAATTCCAAATCCGCGAACAGTGGTAAAATATGAAAAAAAAGATTATCGTAGGATCTGACACATGAAGAAAATCAAAGAACTATCGGGACAGGATGTCTACCGGAGGTTCGAATTAAAAAAACTCGGATTTAAAACAACAGATGAACTATTACCCTGTAAAGAGTTCATTGGACAAGAGAGATCATACAAGGCTATCGAATTTGGTCTAGGAATGGAATATGGGGGCTACAATCTCTATCTAGCGGGTCCACCCGGAGTGGGGAAAAAGAGTGTAATAAATGAAATACTAACAAAGCTGGCTAAAGAAAAACCAACCCCACCCGATTGGTGCTATGTCTTTAACATGCACGAGCCGAGTGAACCAAAGGCAATTCGCTTCCCGACCGGCATGGGAAAGGTTTTCAAAAAGGACATGGAAGAACTCCTGGAGTTAATGAAGTCCGAAATACCCAAGGCATTTGAGAAAAAGGAATTTGAAGAGCAGAGAATGAATATAATGAGCGAGTTCCAGAGAAATAAGAACATCATTTTTGACGATCTTCATAAGAAGGCCTCAGAGGAAAGCATGCAGTTACAGTTTAGCCCGACGGGAGTTTTAACAATACCCCTATTTAGAGGAAAACCACTAACTCAGGAAGATTACAATAAACTGAACGAGGATCAAAAAGAGGATATAAGACGAAGAAAAGAAAGAATCGAAGAGGAAATTGGTAAATCAATAAAACAGGCTAGGAAACTTGAAAAAGAGGCGATGGATAAGGTTAAAGAACTCGAGAATAAAGTCGCGCTCTTCTCCGTTAGAGATATCCTCGATCACATCAGAGAGAAATACAATTCCTATCCAGATGTGATTGACTACCTAGATATGGTTCAAAAGCACATGCTTGAAAATATAGATGTCTTCCTCCCTGATAGCGGCCGAGATGTCAGCGGGGCACTACCCTTCAAGATTCCCCAGCAACAACCCACCTTTACGGAGTATAAAGTCAATGTCTTCATAGATAACTCAAACACAGAAGGTGCACCATTGATTTTTGAGTCAAATCCCACTTATACAAATCTATTCGGGATAATTGAAAAAGAGTCGAGGTTTGGTGTACTGGCAACCGATTTTACAATGATCCACCCGGGTTCCATTGCAAAGGCGAATGGAGGATATCTTGTCGCAGACGCGCTAGATATCCTGAAATATCCCTTTGTATGGGACACCCTAAAAAAGGTCTTAGAAAATCAAGAATTACGTATAGAAGATGTTTATCAGCAATATGGATTGATTACTACGGTAGGTCTGAGACCAGAACCGATTAAGCTAAATTTGAAGGTCATAATGTTAGGAAGTCCATTTATTTATCATCTCTTATATGCATATGATGAAGACTTTAAAAAGCTATTTAAAGTCAAAGCCGATTTTGACACCGTTGTTGAGATCGAGAATAATACCCTCTCTCAATACGCCGGTAGTATCAAGACAATTTGTGACAGCGATAACCTAAAGCAGTTTGACAGAAGCGGAGTAGAAGCCGTAATTGAATATTCGTGCAGGCTTGCCGGTGATCAAAATAAATTATCTGTAGACTTCGGCTCAATCTCTAAGATCGTTAAGGAGGCAGGTTACTGGTCGAGTTTAGATAACAAAAATAAATATGTTTCCAGAACGCATGTGGAAAAAGCGATTGAAGAAAAAGTATATAGATCGAGTATGATTGAAGAAAAGATTCAAGACCTGATAAATAAGGGGATAATTCTTGTAGATACTGACGGAGAAGTTGTAGGCCAGATTAATGGTCTTTCCGTATACAATTTGGGTGATTACTCGTTCGGAAAACCCTCGAGAATTACCTGTGAGACCTACATGGGGATGGAAGGAGTTGTGAACATAGAAAGACAGGCTAAGCTAAGTGGGAGCATACACGATAAGGGTGTCCTTATACTAAGTGGTTATTTAGGGACGAAATACGCTCAGAAAAAACCGCTAAGTCTATCAGCAACCCTGGCGTTTGAGCAGAGCTACGAAATGATTGAAGGAGATAGCGCCTCTGTGGCAGAACTGGTCGCCCTCATCTCGAGCTTATCCGGCATTCCAATCAAACAGTGCTTTGCCATTACGGGATCAGTAAATCAGAAGGGACAGATTCAGCCGATCGGTGGGGTCAATGAAAAAGTGGAGGGTTTCTTTCATGTATGCAAGGCAAATGGCTTAACAGGTCAGCATGGTGTCATAATTCCCCACCAGAACGTAAGAAACCTTATGCTGAAAAGGGAGGTTGTGGAAGAAATAGAAGGTCGGAAATTTCACATATA
Above is a window of Thermodesulfobacteriota bacterium DNA encoding:
- a CDS encoding ATP-binding protein, yielding MKKIKELSGQDVYRRFELKKLGFKTTDELLPCKEFIGQERSYKAIEFGLGMEYGGYNLYLAGPPGVGKKSVINEILTKLAKEKPTPPDWCYVFNMHEPSEPKAIRFPTGMGKVFKKDMEELLELMKSEIPKAFEKKEFEEQRMNIMSEFQRNKNIIFDDLHKKASEESMQLQFSPTGVLTIPLFRGKPLTQEDYNKLNEDQKEDIRRRKERIEEEIGKSIKQARKLEKEAMDKVKELENKVALFSVRDILDHIREKYNSYPDVIDYLDMVQKHMLENIDVFLPDSGRDVSGALPFKIPQQQPTFTEYKVNVFIDNSNTEGAPLIFESNPTYTNLFGIIEKESRFGVLATDFTMIHPGSIAKANGGYLVADALDILKYPFVWDTLKKVLENQELRIEDVYQQYGLITTVGLRPEPIKLNLKVIMLGSPFIYHLLYAYDEDFKKLFKVKADFDTVVEIENNTLSQYAGSIKTICDSDNLKQFDRSGVEAVIEYSCRLAGDQNKLSVDFGSISKIVKEAGYWSSLDNKNKYVSRTHVEKAIEEKVYRSSMIEEKIQDLINKGIILVDTDGEVVGQINGLSVYNLGDYSFGKPSRITCETYMGMEGVVNIERQAKLSGSIHDKGVLILSGYLGTKYAQKKPLSLSATLAFEQSYEMIEGDSASVAELVALISSLSGIPIKQCFAITGSVNQKGQIQPIGGVNEKVEGFFHVCKANGLTGQHGVIIPHQNVRNLMLKREVVEEIEGRKFHIYPVKTVDEATEILTGVEAGKKGPDGKFKKGTVNYLVDKRLMELAEDYRKFARRNQRKPEVRA